Proteins found in one Lycium ferocissimum isolate CSIRO_LF1 chromosome 6, AGI_CSIRO_Lferr_CH_V1, whole genome shotgun sequence genomic segment:
- the LOC132060491 gene encoding receptor-like protein 15, translating to MTTKIVSWWLLILFIANGWWCCNSCWKEERTALLQLKANINYKIAGDYLPSWVANETSDCCRWEGIVCSNKTRRVTELSIIVEKINQEEQFSTLTGTNTDDSILENWLFNASLFIPFKNLKALLLPELSLADWVKNEGFEKLRRLRKLETLDLSGNKFNRSIFESISQLSSLKSLNLSGNYINGSGSNTWFSLFASLNY from the exons ATGACAACCAAGATAGTATCTTggtggttgttgattttattcataGCAAATGGATGGTGGTGTTGTAATTCTTGTTGGAAAGAAGAAAGGACTGCTCTCTTGCAACTCAAGGCAAACATAAACTACAAGATAGCCGGCGATTATTTGCCATCATGGGTGGCTAATGAAACCTCAGATTGTTGTCGATGGGAAGGAATTGTTTGCAGCAATAAGACCAGAAGAGTCACTGAGTTGTCCATTATTGTCGAGAAAATTAATCAAGAAGAACAATTTAGTACTCTTACTGGTACAAATACTGATGATAGTATTTTGGAGAACTGGCTTTTCAACGCATCTTTATTTATTCCCTTCAAAAATCTCAAAGCTCTGCTCCTCCCTGAACTTTCATTGGCCGATTGGGTGAAGAATGAAG GCTTTGAGAAACTGAGACGACTGCGTAAACTGGAAACACTTGATTTATCAGGGAACAAGTTCAATCGCAGCATCTTTGAGTCTATTAGTCAACTTTCATCTCTCAAGTCATTGAACCTCTCAGGCAACTACATTAATGGATCAGGTTCCAACACATGGTTCTCTCTGTTTGCCTCTTTGAACTATTAG